From the Aspergillus puulaauensis MK2 DNA, chromosome 1, nearly complete sequence genome, the window ATCCCAGATCGCGCGATCGGAGCTGGAATTAGTTGGGTCGGCATTCAGTCGAACGCTACCCTTGATGAAGACCGTATCCTGCGAAACACCGTTTAGACGGGAGCAGATTTCTTGACGAGGAATCGTGGAAATGTCAAGACCGTCGATATCGATTGTGCCCGAATTGAGTTCAATCATGCGGAATATGCTTAGCATCAGAGATGTTTTGCCACTGTCCTCATGGTTAGCCTGACTCGGATGGAACGGTTTTCTATCGGTTCTCACCTTCCTGTTCTCCCGCAGATCCCAACTTTTTCCCCTGGTCGGATCGATAGAGAAACATCCCTCAACACGAGGTCCGAACTGTTTCCACGTTGTCAGCTCTCTAATTGATACCCAAACTCCCCGCTTTTACATACCTATATGCTGCCGAGACGTTGCGGAACTCAATGCCTCCCCGACTTGGCCATGTCACCGGCACAGGGTTGTTTTCGCCTGGCAGATCTTCCTTTTCCACCTTGGCCGTGAAGTCTTTCACCCGCACGACAGAGCCGATATGAGTTTCCATGTTTGTCCAGAACTGGACTAGGAGCTTAACCGTCTGGCTGAAAAGAATCACGTTGAACAGGGCGACCCCAACGTAAGCGGCGTTGAGTGTACCCCTCAGGGCAACCACAAGGATGATCAGGACAACCGCGATGCCCGCAACAACAAGATCCAAGGTGAGGGTTAGCCAACGCTGAGCTGAGTACATCGAATAGAACGGCCGCTGCGAGTAATCGAGgatcttcaagctcctctcTTCCATCGCATCCTGCCAGCCAAATGCCCGGAGAGTGACCAACCCACTCAGGCAGTCAGTAAAATGTGACAGTAATGGCGCCTTGGCTTCGATATCCAGAATTCGGAGCTGGCGAGATGTTCGCAAGTACACTTTTTGTATCCCGTATAGTGATAGCAGGACAACGGGGAATGCGATCGCAGCATACACGGACGCCACGGCGACTAGAATCATTTGTGCGACGCATAGGAAGAACGCTGGATGGTTACATTTTAGCCCAATCCTTCTCCCAAAGGGGCTCACTCTGGTGGGTACTTACTGACAACAACGTTGATGGCGGCTACTGGAAGCTCCATATCGATAAGCTGCAAATCCTGACTGAATCGGTTGAGAATTGATCCACTGTCGGTAGTAGACAGAAACCGCATCGGTGCACTGCAAACTGAATCAGCGATGAGTTTTTCTCTTCAGGAGAGGCACAACACACCTTAGAACAGTATCCAAAAGAGCCCCATGGAACCTTTCGCCTGATCTTGGCACCGAACTTACGATCACATCCCAGCAGCTGACAAGCAGACAAATCATGGCCAGTCCTCCCAGCACGAAATAAATACCGACGTAATGCTGGGTGTGCTCCCCAGGTTCTGCTGCATCTGCGGCAGCCCACCATTTCAGCCAGATACCTATGAGTCAACGGATTAGCAGTGCTATGGTGGAAAGAGGGGGTGCCTTACTTGGGAACGATATGCAGAAAACAAACCCGGCGATGGTCACTAGAAAGATCAAGGTAGGTATCCAACCGACTGCACGGATGTAGAACACGTAGGTCCCCAAGCTGCCCCTATGTTTGTGCACATTCTCCTCACTCCAATCCTCTTTCTTGACGGGTTGGACCGATGTTCGGGagggcttggacttggggaCGTATTCCGCCTCGACGGTTGAATCCCAGTTTGGAGATGGGagagagaagctggagatgtAGCCGGATTGTTCAGCGAGATCGCCAAATGACCCCGATTCTGTCAACCTCCTCTCTTCATTCAACACGACAATGTGGTCGGCATACGGGATGCGTTTTACAGAGGACGAAGCAAGAACGACAGTGGTCCCAGCTTCCCGCAAGAGTCCGTTCACTCCAAGCAGGCTGCAGAAAATATGATTCTCTGTCGCCGCATCAAGACCACTAAA encodes:
- a CDS encoding uncharacterized protein (COG:Q;~EggNog:ENOG410PKKR;~InterPro:IPR017871,IPR027417,IPR003593,IPR011527, IPR003439,IPR036640;~PFAM:PF00005,PF00664;~SMCOG1288:ABC transporter related protein;~TransMembrane:4 (i27-47o53-74i138-161o167-188i);~antiSMASH:Cluster_1.3;~go_component: GO:0016021 - integral component of membrane [Evidence IEA];~go_function: GO:0005524 - ATP binding [Evidence IEA];~go_function: GO:0016887 - ATPase activity [Evidence IEA];~go_function: GO:0042626 - ATPase-coupled transmembrane transporter activity [Evidence IEA];~go_process: GO:0055085 - transmembrane transport [Evidence IEA]) translates to MRFLSTTDSGSILNRFSQDLQLIDMELPVAAINVVVTFFLCVAQMILVAVASVYAAIAFPVVLLSLYGIQKVYLRTSRQLRILDIEAKAPLLSHFTDCLSGLVTLRAFGWQDAMEERSLKILDYSQRPFYSMYSAQRWLTLTLDLVVAGIAVVLIILVVALRGTLNAAYVGVALFNVILFSQTVKLLVQFWTNMETHIGSVVRVKDFTAKVEKEDLPGENNPVPVTWPSRGGIEFRNVSAAYSSDLVLRDVSLSIRPGEKVGICGRTGSGKTSLMLSIFRMIELNSGTIDIDGLDISTIPRQEICSRLNGVSQDTVFIKGSVRLNADPTNSSSDRAIWDALKSVQLMNVVQEKGGLTVNIDDLHLSHGQKQLFCLVRAILHPSKILVLDEATSNVDSKTDQTMQRVIREKFSNHTILAVAHKLDTILDYDKVVVLDQGQVIECEDPYSLLTRDSAFSKLYAHSLSSEEEQR